Proteins encoded within one genomic window of Oncorhynchus mykiss isolate Arlee chromosome 27, USDA_OmykA_1.1, whole genome shotgun sequence:
- the LOC110507162 gene encoding A disintegrin and metalloproteinase with thrombospondin motifs 8 — protein sequence MCSKRCFVLLVLCVIDKSLSKLFESEEIVPVRINGRSGGRFWKRSEEQPRFRLSAFGRDFTLNLSPDNSFLSPTLTIQRIKAKDIHALRSASGAQGRHSETETDFHNLINKTEQIERDLRSCFYSGTVDSNQDSVVAVSICYGILGSFVTDGDEYLIEPKVLGSGKRERSTEQLHFIKRRTPTEAPNHTKTVFDQLREESNVNADNERFLHEKKDPERQLRGKRFVSAPRFIETLVVADTSMTHFYGDEIKHYILTLVSVAAQLYKHPSIKNPVHMVVVKMVVVEDEEVGPSLSNNGGVALRNFCAWQQQFNPASQRHPEHYDTALLFTREDICGHQSCDTLGVADVGTMCDPKRSCSVIEDNGLQAAFTAAHELGHVLSMPHDDSKNCERMFGNLGGHHMMAPLFVHLNKTFPWSPCSALYVTEFFDNGHGDCLLDPPESILPLPSVLPGTTYGLDRQCQQMFGEEFVHCPNTSDSDVCSQLWCREEGKPHCTTRNGSLHWADGTTCATNKSCLHGACMAAHEVMQPKVVVDGGWGAWGPWQQCSRTCGGGVEFSYRECTDPVPQNGGKYCEGQRVQYQSCNTQACEDNDAKSFREEQCEKYNTFNYLDILGNMKQWIPKYAGVSPRDRCKLFCRAKGSSEFKVFEAKVVDGTTCGPDTTSVCVQGQCVKAGCDKEIGSNKRLDKCGLCGGNGLSCRKITGSYNKATYGYSDIVTIPVGATNIDIKQRSHRNIKHDGNYLAVKRESGGYILNGNFSVSTVEQDIPVLGAVLKYSGSSTTLERIQSFRQLREAITIQLLATAGEASPPKVKYTFFIPKDVSFTKSKERKASLHMIQAFGVPQWRLGEWSECSKSCGSGWSRRNVECRDNAGFHSNTCDKDLKPTDIRPCADLPCPIWQMGPWSSCSQTCGQGERRRSVVCIDYTGKTVESEKCDTNKQPAPVSGECVYQMC from the exons ATGTGTTCAAAACGGTGTTTCGTTTTACTAGTtctgtgcgtaatagacaaatcACTTTCGAAATTGTTTGAATCCGAGGAAATTGTACCTGTTCGGATAAATGGAAGAAGCGGCGGTCGTTTTTGGAAACGAAGTGAAGAACAGCCGAGGTTTAGACTCAGTGCCTTTGGCCGCGATTTCACTTTGAATTTAAGCCCGGATAACAGTTTCTTATCTCCTACACTGACAATTCAACGCATCAAAGCTAAAGATATCCACGCTTTACGCAGCGCCTCAGGTGCCCAGGGGAGACACTCTGAAACTGAAACTGACTTTCACAACTTGATAAACAAGACTGAGCAGATAGAAAGAGATTTGAGAAGCTGTTTTTACTCGGGGACTGTGGACTCCAACCAAGATTCTGTTGTTGCGGTCAGTATCTGTTATGGCATCCTTGGATCGTTTGTTACAGACGGGGATGAGTATTTAATTGAGCCCAAAGTGCTCGGCTCAGGGAAAAGGGAGAGGTCCACTGAACAGTTACATTTTATCAAAAGAAGGACGCCCACAGAAGCACCAAATCACACTAAAACTGTCTTTGATCAACTGAGGGAGGAGAGTAATGTAAATGCAGACAACGAACGTTTTCTGCATGAGAAAAAAGATCCTGAGAGACAATTACGAGGGAAACGCTTTGTATCAGCACCACGATTTATTGAGACGCTGGTGGTTGCAGACACGTCGATGACACATTTCTATGGAGATGAGATAAAG CACTATATCCTGACCTTGGTCTCTGTGGCAGCCCAGCTTTACAAACATCCCAGTATCAAGAACCCTGTTCACATGGTGGTGGTGAAAATGGTGGTGGTGGAAGACGAGGAGGTTGGACCGTCACTCTCCAATAACGGGGGAGTCGCTCTGCGTAATTTCTGTGCCTGGCAACAACAGTTCAACCCGGCCAGCCAGAGGCATCCTGAGCACTACGACACTGCTCTGCTTTTTACCCGAGAG GATATTTGTGGACATCAGAGTTGTGACACCCTAGGAGTTGCTGATGTGGGAACCATGTGCGATCCAAAAAGGAGTTGCTCTGTCATTGAGGACAATGGACTTCAAGCAGCCTTCACTGCTGCCCATGAACTTG GCCATGTGCTGAGTATGCCTCACGACGACTCCAAGAATTGCGAGAGGATGTTTGGGAATCTAGGCGGCCATCACATGATGGCCCCTCTGTTCGTTCACCTCAACAAGACTTTCCCCTGGTCCCCTTGCAGCGCTCTCTACGTCACAGAGTTCTTTGACAACGGACACG GCGACTGCCTCTTGGATCCACCGGAGAGCATCTTACCGTTACCCAGTGTACTTCCAGGCACCACATACGGCCTCGACCGCCAGTGCCAGCAGATGTTTGGGGAGGAGTTTGTGCACTGCCCCAACACCTCTGACAGTGACGTCTGCAGCCAGCTGTGGTGCCGGGAGGAGGGCAAGCCCCACTGCACCACCAGAAACGGCAGCCTCCACTGGGCAGATGGCACCACGTGCGCCACCAACAAGAGCTGTCTGCACGGTGCATGCATGGCAGCCCACGAGGTCATGCAGCCAAAG GTGGTTGTGGATGGTGGCTGGGGCGCTTGGGGGCCATGGCAACAGTGCTCCAGGACATGTGGGGGGGGTGTGGAGTTCTCCTACAGGGAGTGCACAGATCCCGTGCCCCAGAACGGTGGCAAATACTGCGAGGGCCAGAGAGTTCAGTACCAGTCTTGCAACACCCAGGCGTGTGAGGATAATGATG CGAAGAGTTTTAGAGAGGAGCAGTGTGAGAAGTACAACACCTTCAACTATTTGGACATTCTGGGGAACATGAAGCAATGGATTCCAAAGTACGCTGGTGTGTCGCCCCGGGACAGGTGTAAACTCTTCTGCCGGGCCAAAGGCAGCAGTGAATTCAAAGTCTTTGAAGCCAAG GTTGTCGACGGCACCACATGTGGCCCCGACACTACGTCTGTCTGTGTACAAGGCCAATGTGTCAAGGCAGGCTGTGACAAAGAGATCGGCTCCAACAAGAGGCTTGACAAGTGTGGCTTGTGTGGTGGGAATGGCCTCAGTTGCAGGAAGATCACTGGTTCATACAACAAAGCCAC TTACGGATACAGCGACATTGTGACCATTCCTGTCGGGGCTACCAATATTGACATCAAACAGCGTAGCCATAGAAACATCAAACACGATGGAAACTACCTGGCGGTCAAGCGAGAGAGCGGTGGCTACATACTGAATGGTAACTTCTCTGTGTCCACGGTGGAGCAGGATATCCCTGTTCTCGGGGCTGTGCTGAAGTACAGTGGCTCGTCCACCACCTTGGAGAGAATCCAGAGCTTCAGACAACTGAGGGAGGCCATCACCATCCAGTTGCTGGCCACTGCTGGGGAGGCATCTCCACCCAAGGTCAAATACACATTCTTTATCCCCAAAGATGTGTCTTTCACTAAATCCAAAGAGAGAAAGGCTTCGTTGCATATGATCCAGGCTTTCGGTGTGCCCCAGTGGCGTTTGGGCGAATGGTCAGAGTGCTCCAAGAGTTGCGGCTCTGGGTGGTCCCGAAGGAACGTCGAATGCAGAGACAACGCTGGTTTCCATTCCAATACCTGCGATAAGGACCTGAAACCCACAGATATCAGACCCTGTGCTGATCTGCCGTGCCCCATCTGGCAAATGGGGCCTTGGTCGTCCTGTTCACAAACTTGTGGCCAGGGGGAACGCCGACGCAGTGTTGTCTGTATAGACTACACCGGCAAGACTGTCGAGTCGGAGAAGTGCGACACCAATAAGCAACCCGCGCCAGTGTCGGGAGAGTGTGTTTACCAAATGTGCTAG